Within Candidatus Aegiribacteria sp., the genomic segment TTGGGGGAGTACTCATTATGGGTACAAGGGGTTCGGGCAAGAGTGTTCTGATGAGATCTGCCCGTTTCCTGCATCCTGAGATGGATGCGGATCAGGCCATTGTCAGGGTTCCACTGGGTGTTACAGAAGAGAATCTAACCGGCAGCCTGGATCTTTCAGCAATATTGAGCACAGGAAAAGCACATCTGAATCCAGGTCTCATGGAAAGGGCTGACGGCAGAATACTTCTTATAGAGGATGTAAACCTGCTGAACGACAGGCTTGTGGACCTGATACTTGACTGCGCAGCAAGCGGAGTGCTGACAGTTGAAAGGGAAGGCATTTCTGTATCAACCACCAGCCGATTCAAGCTGTTTGCTACTATGAACGCTGATGAAGGCAGATTGCGACCCCAGCTTCTGGATCGTTTCGACCTCTCGGTGGAAGTCAGCAGTCTTGGAAGCGGTGAAGAGAGGGCAGATCTGATCAAAAGGTTGCTTTCGTTTGAATACATTGGAGAGAAAGCAGCAGAAGGATATCGCGGGAAAGATGCTATACTGAGAGAAAAGATAATAAAGGCTCGAAAGAGGCTTCCCAGAGTGGGAATCAAGATAAGAACCCTTGCTTCAATAGCATTTGCGATGAGTTATCTGGAGATGGATGGCCACAGGCCGGAGATGGTTATCACAAGGGCAGCGGGAGCCCTGGCATCTCTGCGGGGACGATCGAAAGTAATCTGGGACGATGTCAGGGACACCGCCGTTCTGGTAACAGGCCATAGAACTCGGAAAGGCGGTCTTGAAGGACCTCCGCAGGAGAAAGCTTTAATCAGCGCTCTCAAAGCAGGATGGGGTATCGGATCAAAATACGGGGCATCGGATATACTTCTCCGGCTATGGGATTCCCAGAGCAGAGTTTTCACTTCAATATCTTATGCGATGGATTCCAATGATGACAGCGCACGTAATGTCTGGAGTGACGAGATGAGACTGCTGAGTGAGCCGGATGGAATGTTCACAAGCGAGTTTCCCGAGTTCATGGAAAGCAGAGCTGTAAAGAAACTTGTAGATAAAA encodes:
- a CDS encoding VWA domain-containing protein, with translation MLGKDIPFSAIQGLDKARLAIQIAMTDPSLGGVLIMGTRGSGKSVLMRSARFLHPEMDADQAIVRVPLGVTEENLTGSLDLSAILSTGKAHLNPGLMERADGRILLIEDVNLLNDRLVDLILDCAASGVLTVEREGISVSTTSRFKLFATMNADEGRLRPQLLDRFDLSVEVSSLGSGEERADLIKRLLSFEYIGEKAAEGYRGKDAILREKIIKARKRLPRVGIKIRTLASIAFAMSYLEMDGHRPEMVITRAAGALASLRGRSKVIWDDVRDTAVLVTGHRTRKGGLEGPPQEKALISALKAGWGIGSKYGASDILLRLWDSQSRVFTSISYAMDSNDDSARNVWSDEMRLLSEPDGMFTSEFPEFMESRAVKKLVDKIAKTAKPGSTGAKNTRMQPSVDQSRGKPVRVVPTDDVGKMNVYQSVIAAVTGGEKLPLVPLEKRWWRAWERSSRPRAVVMIVIDASKSSSNYLFGLSKLLRTLFEDHFDPTSKVGLVSMHKGYPVLHFKPTRNRLRVYGRIAELVSSGYTPLAEALMIARRTLKGCSTASGRTGSFIMLLSDCMPEPLPLGCQEPYESDLYGEVRKEAQMCGIAHLPILIIDPMNYTSRTSPEILPGRRLARFIEKVTAGMLIHMPASIMDRDNLIVKVITSMTGDNEYKTVTTSLDLEIGKYSNTTPWLRG